The following are encoded together in the Pectobacterium punjabense genome:
- the csrD gene encoding RNase E specificity factor CsrD encodes MGFTTRFSILVVLLTALAIFLMLFSSIFSLCYYSQSRTEQQLREVTASIDQALLVQSPENIQYWLPGMMKTAGIVVLEIQDNDATLYSIQLPEASWERTHLYHEVEFPLMHHLNMTIALKYVDPLIGLPRFVVSTLSVLLAAGVMLLMLYFSIRWLRQQTAGQEELEKRAQRILKGERESVMQGSVREWPVNTSGALDQLLSDLVEAREERGRVDTLIRAFAAQDAETGLSNRLFFDNQLTTQLEDGEEVGTHGIVMMIRVPDFETLQETHGDNNLLQEYRFTLVNLLSTFVMRYPSALLARYFSSDFTVLLPHSTLKEANAIATQLVKAIDILPACPLIDREEVLHIGICAYRGGQSAEQVMESVEDATRNAVLQGGNSWCVFDRQVPDKGRGSVKWRTLLEQTLARGGPRLYQKPAVTKEGVVHHREMMSRIYDGEQELLAAEYMPLVQQLGLATSYDRQLVARIVDLSANWPGETLALPVSVDSLLQKPFLRWLKEILLQCPKTQRQRILFELAEADVCQYIGRLRPVLTVILGLGCRLAVTQAGLTLVSTTYIKSLPVEVIKLHPGLVRSLERRPENQLFVQSLTEACKGTQTRVFAAGVRTKEEWRMLLGKGVYGGQGDFFAASVPVTDELKKYSPQHRV; translated from the coding sequence ATGGGATTTACGACCAGATTCTCGATACTCGTGGTATTGCTGACGGCGCTCGCCATTTTTCTTATGCTTTTCAGTAGCATATTTAGCCTCTGTTACTATAGCCAGTCGCGAACGGAGCAACAGCTGCGTGAGGTCACGGCCAGTATCGATCAGGCGTTATTAGTGCAATCGCCTGAAAATATCCAGTATTGGTTGCCGGGGATGATGAAAACGGCGGGTATTGTCGTGCTGGAGATCCAGGATAACGACGCTACCCTCTATTCAATACAGTTGCCTGAGGCCAGTTGGGAACGCACGCATCTCTATCATGAAGTCGAATTCCCGCTGATGCATCATTTGAACATGACGATCGCCTTAAAATATGTCGACCCACTGATTGGTTTACCGCGCTTTGTGGTGTCTACCCTGTCGGTTTTGTTGGCCGCTGGCGTGATGCTCCTGATGCTGTACTTCTCCATCCGCTGGCTCCGCCAGCAGACTGCCGGACAGGAAGAGTTGGAAAAGCGTGCGCAGCGTATTCTCAAAGGCGAACGTGAATCAGTGATGCAGGGGTCGGTACGTGAATGGCCCGTCAATACTAGCGGGGCTCTCGATCAGCTGTTGTCCGATTTAGTGGAAGCGCGTGAGGAACGCGGGCGGGTCGATACCTTAATCCGCGCCTTTGCCGCACAGGATGCTGAAACCGGACTGAGTAATCGTCTGTTTTTTGACAACCAACTGACCACGCAGTTGGAAGATGGTGAAGAAGTGGGGACTCACGGTATTGTAATGATGATCCGCGTGCCAGATTTTGAAACGTTGCAGGAGACGCATGGTGATAACAATCTCCTTCAGGAATACCGCTTTACGTTAGTCAACCTGCTGTCGACGTTTGTCATGCGTTATCCCTCCGCACTGCTGGCACGTTATTTCAGCAGCGATTTCACCGTATTACTCCCTCACAGTACGTTAAAGGAAGCCAATGCGATTGCCACGCAACTGGTGAAAGCTATTGATATTCTCCCTGCTTGTCCACTTATCGATCGGGAGGAGGTTCTTCACATTGGTATTTGCGCCTATCGCGGTGGGCAAAGTGCTGAGCAGGTCATGGAAAGTGTGGAGGACGCGACGCGTAATGCGGTATTGCAGGGCGGTAACAGCTGGTGCGTGTTTGACAGGCAGGTGCCGGATAAAGGGCGTGGCAGCGTGAAATGGCGAACCTTGCTGGAACAAACGTTGGCGCGTGGCGGGCCGCGGCTGTATCAGAAGCCTGCTGTCACCAAAGAAGGGGTTGTGCATCATCGTGAAATGATGAGTCGGATTTATGACGGAGAACAGGAACTGCTCGCCGCAGAGTACATGCCTTTGGTTCAACAGTTGGGGTTGGCGACCAGCTATGATCGCCAACTTGTCGCTCGTATTGTTGATTTGTCGGCGAACTGGCCCGGAGAAACGCTGGCTTTACCGGTAAGTGTGGACTCACTTTTGCAAAAGCCTTTCTTGCGCTGGCTGAAAGAAATATTGCTGCAATGTCCGAAAACGCAGCGGCAGCGCATTTTATTTGAACTTGCTGAGGCCGATGTTTGTCAATATATCGGTCGCCTGCGCCCGGTTCTTACTGTAATCCTGGGATTAGGCTGTCGCCTGGCGGTAACGCAGGCGGGTCTGACACTGGTTAGCACGACGTATATTAAGTCGCTGCCCGTGGAGGTCATCAAGCTTCATCCCGGTTTGGTACGCAGTCTTGAGCGTCGCCCGGAAAATCAGCTTTTTGTGCAAAGTTTGACCGAGGCCTGTAAAGGCACGCAAACCCGTGTGTTTGCTGCTGGTGTGCGTACCAAAGAGGAGTGGCGGATGCTGCTGGGCAAGGGGGTTTATGGCGGGCAAGGCGATTTTTTTGCCGCATCAGTCCCCGTAACGGATGAGCTGAAAAAATATTCACCGCAGCATCGTGTTTAG
- a CDS encoding MDR family oxidoreductase — translation MQALVLEQSDGLTHAQIREIDAEQLPAGDVTVDISWSSINYKDALAITGKGKIIRNFPMVPGIDFVGTVGHSDSDRFTVGQPVILTGWGVGENHWGGLAQQARVKSDWLVPLPASLDARNAMILGTAGFTAMLCVMALEDGGVTPESGDIIVTGASGGVGSTAVALLAELGYQVTAVSGRADNTDYLKKLGAKQVLDRSEFSGTPRPLEKQRWAGAIDTVGDNVLATLLAQMDYNATVAACGLAGGIALPTTVMPFILRNVRLQGVDSVMAPLARRQQAWERLATILPESFYQQVTQEIGLEDVPATAAALLENKVTGRTLVKIS, via the coding sequence ATGCAGGCTTTAGTTCTTGAACAGTCAGACGGACTGACCCACGCTCAGATTCGCGAGATTGACGCAGAGCAGCTTCCCGCCGGGGACGTGACGGTCGATATAAGTTGGTCCAGCATTAATTATAAAGATGCGCTTGCCATTACAGGCAAAGGCAAAATTATTCGTAATTTCCCGATGGTTCCAGGGATCGATTTTGTCGGTACTGTAGGGCACAGCGACAGCGATCGGTTTACCGTCGGCCAGCCTGTCATCCTGACCGGTTGGGGCGTGGGTGAAAACCACTGGGGTGGTTTGGCACAGCAAGCACGTGTGAAAAGTGATTGGCTGGTGCCGCTCCCTGCTTCTCTGGATGCGCGTAATGCCATGATCCTTGGCACAGCAGGCTTTACCGCGATGCTGTGCGTGATGGCGCTAGAAGATGGCGGCGTGACACCAGAAAGCGGCGACATTATTGTGACGGGTGCCAGCGGCGGCGTTGGCAGTACCGCTGTCGCCCTGCTTGCAGAGCTAGGTTATCAGGTAACCGCCGTCAGCGGCCGTGCTGATAATACCGATTATCTGAAAAAACTGGGCGCCAAACAGGTGCTGGATCGCAGTGAATTCAGTGGAACGCCTCGCCCATTGGAAAAACAACGCTGGGCTGGCGCAATTGATACCGTCGGCGACAACGTGCTGGCAACGCTGCTGGCACAGATGGACTACAACGCAACAGTTGCTGCATGTGGTCTGGCTGGCGGTATTGCGCTGCCAACGACCGTGATGCCATTTATTTTACGCAATGTTCGCCTGCAAGGCGTGGATTCCGTAATGGCACCGCTTGCTCGCCGCCAGCAAGCGTGGGAGCGTCTGGCTACCATCCTGCCTGAGTCGTTTTATCAGCAAGTCACGCAGGAAATCGGGCTGGAAGACGTACCAGCCACCGCCGCTGCGCTGCTGGAAAACAAAGTCACTGGCCGCACGCTGGTGAAAATCAGCTAA